The genome window CCAACACTAGAGCAGAGCAGGCACCATGGCCACCCCCTTTTTTATTCATCTATAACACACGCCCTTCACAAAACATTAAAACACTAAAGACAAAGTTGACCGAACTCACACACTCAACAAGACACTGACACCCACCCCTCACCTTCCCCCTCCTCCACTTCCACATCCTTCCAGCATTGCAGAACCGACTTGGGTGAGTTAACTGCGCACCCCTTCTCCTCCGCTTCATATGTCACGTACACCACGCACCCTTCTCCGCTTGAAAGCTCCTGCTTCACCACATTTTGACACGCGTATCCCTCCACCTCACCACACCCCTCCATGGCCCACCTTTCGTCGTCACCCGCCGGGCACGTGACCGCCACTGAGAACTGGGATGGGCCGAAGCACGCCAGCACCCTCTTCATCAGCGTCTTCATTCCCACCGACCCAGGGTCGAACCCCATGGCTTCATAGCTGGCATAGCTGAACCCCTCCTCCGGGGTGACGTGGACGGTCGACAATGCTCCGCCTTCCACACCGTTCATCGAGTACCCACACGGATCGAACTCGAAATCACATATCACGTGCGTGGGCATCACGTCACTTATTCCGGACAGTTTCGTCATTTCCTTTGACGAGTCCTCCTCTCCCGATTTCTTGAAAAACACGGAGGCCTTGTCCCTATCTAGGCCAGTCATGCACATCTCCACAGTGATCACAGCCACCTCTTCTCTCACCAACGGAGATCTGCGCACCTCCTTCGACGCCGAGTAAATGTGCCAGTTGCGATTTGGAATGGCGGGATCGCCGATGACATATGCCTTGGGGGAGAGATCTCCAAAGAAGACATTGAGAGCCGCGACCTCTTCTGAGAAAGAGCGATGAGGGGCAGGTTGGGCATTTGGGAAAATAAAGCTGCCACGTGAGTACTTCACAGAGACAACGGTGAGCTGGAGTGACTCAGCGAGTTGAAGAATCGGTGGAATGGCCAAAAGCAACTTTGTCGTCCCACAAGTCTTGAGGATGATCTTATTAGGATAAACGAATAGACTGGA of Vitis riparia cultivar Riparia Gloire de Montpellier isolate 1030 unplaced genomic scaffold, EGFV_Vit.rip_1.0 scaffold604_pilon_pilon, whole genome shotgun sequence contains these proteins:
- the LOC117910102 gene encoding S-adenosylmethionine decarboxylase proenzyme-like, with amino-acid sequence MAVLYGTTNGDPPPPSPIGFEGFEKRLQITFSEAPIFIDPQGLGLRALTRSQLDSILDAACCTIVNHLSNSELDSYVLSESSLFVYPNKIILKTCGTTKLLLAIPPILQLAESLQLTVVSVKYSRGSFIFPNAQPAPHRSFSEEVAALNVFFGDLSPKAYVIGDPAIPNRNWHIYSASKEVRRSPLVREEVAVITVEMCMTGLDRDKASVFFKKSGEEDSSKEMTKLSGISDVMPTHVICDFEFDPCGYSMNGVEGGALSTVHVTPEEGFSYASYEAMGFDPGSVGMKTLMKRVLACFGPSQFSVAVTCPAGDDERWAMEGCGEVEGYACQNVVKQELSSGEGCVVYVTYEAEEKGCAVNSPKSVLQCWKDVEVEEGEGEGWVSVSC